Proteins from a genomic interval of Cupriavidus pauculus:
- a CDS encoding sigma-70 family RNA polymerase sigma factor — translation MSTPGSLFPSTIESLYCDHHAWLKGWLQRRLGSAEQAADLAHDTFVRLLHSERVPARLDEPRAYLTTVARNLVSNHWRREQLERAYLEALALAPRDVELSPEDRAILFETLLELDQLLDGLPPLVRQAFLLSQLDGHTHAQVAEALGISIPTVKRYVVKGLQQCYFADLSFVS, via the coding sequence GCTCTATTGCGACCACCATGCATGGCTCAAGGGCTGGCTGCAACGGCGGCTGGGCAGCGCCGAGCAGGCGGCCGACCTGGCCCACGACACCTTCGTCCGGCTGCTGCATAGCGAACGCGTGCCGGCCCGCCTGGACGAACCGCGCGCCTACCTGACGACGGTGGCGCGCAACCTCGTCTCCAACCACTGGCGCCGCGAGCAACTGGAGCGCGCGTATCTGGAAGCGCTGGCCCTGGCGCCGCGCGACGTCGAACTCTCGCCGGAAGACCGCGCGATCCTGTTCGAAACCCTGCTGGAACTCGATCAGTTGCTCGACGGCCTGCCACCGCTGGTGCGGCAGGCGTTCCTGCTGTCGCAGCTCGATGGCCACACGCACGCCCAGGTGGCCGAAGCCCTGGGCATCTCGATTCCCACCGTCAAGCGCTACGTCGTCAAGGGGCTGCAGCAATGCTACTTTGCCGACCTGTCGTTCGTGAGCTGA
- a CDS encoding FecR domain-containing protein, whose product MPASSWYRATADAATIPPHVAERALEWLVELQADPVSPQVRQAWMRWRAEHPDHERAWQRIESVRGRLAPLSAPQTAGLARAALATPRPKPRRQAMKTLALLAFAGGLTWTAREHTPWRQWMADHRTAVGERRTVVLADSTRLQLNTDTAVDVRFDATARRVRLLAGEILVTTAKDPQAAPRPFFVETAHGSAHALGTRYAVRQDDADTEVCVFEGAVEIRPHAAPDRPRVLRAGACARYTVQAIGAPFPAEAARIAWADGFIVARSMRLDAFIAELRRYSRAALSCDPAIAGVRVSGSFPLDDLGKVLQTLASTLNLRKETTTRLWGQDEIRLLPAPQA is encoded by the coding sequence GTGCCCGCCTCTTCCTGGTACCGGGCGACCGCCGACGCGGCGACGATTCCCCCGCACGTGGCCGAGCGCGCGCTCGAATGGCTGGTGGAACTGCAGGCCGACCCCGTCTCGCCGCAGGTGCGGCAGGCGTGGATGCGCTGGCGCGCCGAACATCCCGATCATGAACGCGCGTGGCAGCGCATTGAATCCGTGCGCGGCCGGCTGGCGCCGCTGTCCGCGCCGCAAACGGCCGGGCTGGCGCGCGCCGCCCTGGCCACGCCACGCCCGAAGCCACGCCGCCAGGCCATGAAGACGCTGGCCTTGCTGGCCTTTGCCGGCGGGCTCACGTGGACGGCCCGCGAGCACACGCCCTGGCGCCAGTGGATGGCCGACCACCGCACCGCCGTGGGCGAGCGGCGGACCGTGGTGCTGGCCGATAGCACCCGGCTGCAGCTCAATACCGATACCGCCGTGGACGTGCGCTTCGACGCCACCGCGCGCCGCGTGCGCCTGCTGGCCGGCGAAATCCTCGTCACCACGGCAAAGGACCCGCAGGCCGCGCCGCGTCCGTTCTTCGTCGAGACCGCCCACGGCAGCGCCCACGCGCTGGGTACGCGCTACGCCGTGCGGCAGGACGATGCCGACACCGAAGTCTGCGTGTTCGAAGGCGCCGTCGAGATCCGCCCGCACGCGGCGCCCGACCGGCCGCGCGTGCTGCGGGCAGGCGCCTGCGCGCGCTACACCGTGCAGGCCATCGGCGCGCCCTTCCCCGCCGAAGCGGCGCGCATCGCCTGGGCCGACGGCTTCATCGTCGCGCGCAGCATGCGGCTGGATGCCTTCATCGCCGAACTGCGGCGCTACAGCCGTGCCGCGCTGTCGTGCGATCCGGCCATCGCCGGCGTGCGCGTGAGCGGGTCGTTCCCGCTCGACGACCTCGGCAAGGTGCTGCAGACGCTGGCCAGCACGCTGAACCTGCGCAAGGAAACCACCACGCGGCTCTGGGGCCAGGACGAGATCCGCCTGCTACCGGCGCCGCAGGCCTGA